Genomic DNA from Hymenobacter jejuensis:
CGTGCGGCTACAACAGCATGGTTACCAAAGACCAAGCTGTGAAAGCGCAGTGGGCCAACGTACAAAACAGCTATCAGCGCCGCTCCGACCTCATCCCTAACCTCGTGAACACGGTAAAAGGTGCGGCTAACTTCGAGAAAAGCACCCTTACCGATGTGATCAATGCCCGCGCCAAGGCGACCAGCGTGCAGGTGTCGCCCGAAAACCTGACGCCCGAAAACATCAAGCGTTTTCAGGAGGCGCAAAGCCAGGTTAGCGCCGGCCTGGGCCGTTTGCTGGCCGTTTCGGAAAACTACCCCGACCTGAAGGCCAACGCCAATTTCCAGGAGCTCCAGGCCCAGATTGAAGGCACGGAAAACCGCATCAACGTGGAGCGCCAGAAGTTTAACGCCGTCACCAACGACTACAATACCTACATCCGGTCTTTCCCCAACAACTTGTTTGCGGGTATTTTCAAATTCACGGAGAAGCCTTATTTCGAGGCCGACGCCACTTCGCAAAAGGCCCCAACCGTACAGTTCTAATTTCGTTTGCTAGAAGCTTAAGTTGCTGATAATTTGATGTTTATGAAATTTAGCAAATATCAGCAGCTTAAGCTTTCAAGTTCCCATACTTATGACTAACCCTCTCACGCCGGCGCAGGAAGCGGCTTTGGTAGCAGCAATCAAGCAAGCCGAAGTCACGACTTCGGGCGAAATCCGGGTGCATTTGGAAGATACCTGCCCCACGCCCGAACCCCTCGACCGCGCGGCACAGGTGTTTGCCGAGCTCGGCATGCACCAGACGGCCCAGCGCAACGGCGTGCTGTTTTACTTGGCTTGGGAGACTCGCCAGTTTGCCGTGATAGGCGATGCGGGCATCAACGCGGCCGTGCCCGACGATTTTTGGGAAACCACCAAAGAAACCGTACTCGATCAGTTTCGGGCCGGCCACTACGTTACCGGGCTGGAGCGCGGCATTCGCATGGTGGGCGAGCAGCTTCAGCGCTATTACCCCTACAATGCGGCCACCGACCGCAACGAACTCGACGATTCCATTTCGTTTGGCGACTCTGCGCCGCCTCGTCCATGATCCCTCCCCTTATGCCGTCGTCCCGACGCTTACTGACTTCCTTACTGGGAGTTTTGCTGCTCTTTGTCAGCCTGTTGCAAGCTGCAGTAGCACAAGATGTTCCGCCACGGCCTAATCCGCCACGCCTCGTCAACGACCTGGCGGGCCTGTTGCAGGCCAACGAAGTAGAGGCGCTGGAGCGCAAGCTCGTCGCCTACGACGATTCTACCTCTTCCCAAATTGCCGTTGTGACGGTACCCAACCTGGGCGGCGACGACATTGCCAATTACGCCCAGCGCCTCTACGAAAGCTGGGGTATTGGCCGCAAAGGCCAAAACAACGGTATTCTGGTGCTGGTGGCCAAAGAGGAGCACCGCGCTCGCATCCAGACGGGCTATGGTCTGGAGGGTGCCGTGCCCGATGCCTTGGCCAAGCGCATCATCTCCAATACCATCGTGCCGGCTTTCAAGGAAGAGCGCTACTACGACGGCCTCAACAGCGCCACCGATGAGCTAATTGCCTTAGCGAAAGGCGAATACAAAGCCGACCCTGCCCAAACCCGTACCTCCAACGACTCTTCCGGCTCGGGCTTTCCGTTCTGGATGATCATTGTGGTGCTGGCAATTATCATCATGATCAGCCGGCGGGGGGGCGGCGGCAACAGCGGCGGACGTCGCAACCGTGGCTTTGGCGGCAGCATGATTCCGCCCATCATTTTCGGCGACTTCATGGGCGGCCGGGGCACCTTTGGTGGCGGCGGTGGCGGCTGGGGAGGTGGCGGCGGAGGCGGTGGTTTCGGCGGCTTCGGCGGCGGCTCCTCCGGGGGCGGCGGCGCCAGCGGCAGCTGGTAGCCTCAGGTAAATCAAAAAAGTCCTTCCGCATAAGTATTTTACAATCAAATACTTATGCGGAAGGACTTTTTTTCGTCCTGTGGTTAATGATCGCTCTGCACACCGGCCCGAATAGCTACGGGGAGTCGGTTTTCGGCGGGCGGCACCGGACAGGAATACTTTGGGCTGTAAGCACAATAAGGATTGTAGGCGCGGTTGAAATCCAGCATGAGCACGGGGCTTTTCGGGATGCGCAGATCGATGTAGCGGCCGCCGCCGTAGCTTTCGTGGCCGTTGGTGGGGTCGGTGAATGGTACAAACAGGTAGTCTCCGTAACCGGGCTTGCGCATCAAATCAAGGCTCTGATACACTATCAGTTGCAGGGGCTGCCCGTTGAGGGTAAAATGCAGCACGCCGTACTTGCGGTATTCGGGCTCACGGGCGGTGCTGGTTTTCATGCGGAAAGGCAGCGCCGTCGAGTCGCGCTCTAGGGTTGCTTCCACGTAAAAAGCATAATCCGTTGGGAAGAACGGGAGGCCTTTAAACGCCTTGCGCTCGGCAGGCGGTAGCGGCGACTCATGCGGATTGCGGTATTCGGCGTTCAGTTCTTGCTGAAAAGCAACCACCGATTGCGCGTGTTCGGCAGGCGCAAGATGGGCCGTTTGGGCATGGGCGCTTGCAAAAACACAAAGCAGCGCCACCAGAAATCCTGAGAACCGGAAGTTAGAAAACATATAACTTACTCTATTACAACCCGTTGTACCACTACACCGCTGGCATATTCTACCCGCAGCAAATATACCCCCGCCGGCAGGTTGTGGATGGGCATGGTAAAGGCAGACGTCGTGACGGGCATTGCAGTCGCAGTTTTGCCTGTAATACCCAGCAAGTGAATGCGTTGCGGCTTAGCCTTTGCATCCAGCTGCACATGCAGCACACTATGCGCTGGGTTGGGGTAAACTTCGGTACGAATACGGGCCTGGGTAGCCGAAGTGTGCAGCACCTCTGCGGCCACCAAGCGCGCTAATCCCAGTACCCGGTGGCCGCCAACATCCGTAAAGCTGCCGCCAATCAGGATTTTGCCGTCGGGTTGCAAGGCTACGCAGTTGGTTTCGTTGTTGGGGCCGTCGGCGGGCTCAAAAGTGGCGTCGCGCGGACCGTTTTCCTGTACCCGCAGCAAATATGGCCAGTTGTTGATGTAGCCGTCGCCGAGCAGGCCAGCTACCAGCAGCCGGCCGTTGGGTTGCACCGCGATGCTGCGCACCACGGCTACCTGCGGAAACTCATTGGCAAAAGTCTGATCCAGAGTGCCGTTAGGCTGCAAGCGCGCCAAGCCACTGACCAGCTTACCTTTTAGGTCCGGGATGCTCCCACCGACCATCAACCGTCCGTCGGGCAGTTCGGCCATGGTGTAGGCGACGCCGCTGTTGCCCCACGCGGCCGAGTAAAAATTGGGGTCTTCGGTACCGTTGGTCAGCAGTCGCACCACGGGTTGTCCGACCGCCATGCCGTTGACGTTGCGAAAAAATGAACCAGCCGCTAGCACCTTCCCATCGCTTTGGATGTACAGCTTGTAAATATTGCCCTGCGGCGCTGTGGTTTTGAAAGACGGGTCCAGGCTGCCATTGGCGGGGTTAATCCGAATTACGGAAGTATAAAAATTCGTACCCCCGTTGACGTACAAAAAGGCGCCCGCGATCAGGAGCTTGCCATCGGGCTGCTGAGCCAACGCACTCACGCTGGAGCTGCCGCTGCTGTCGTAGAACCCAACGGCGAAAAGCGGATCGAGCTCGCCGGAGGCCTTCAGGCGCGCAACGGCCAAGCGCTTTTGCCCGTCGATGCGGGTGAAGGTGCCGCCAACTACTATTTGTCCATCGGCTTGCAACAGGAGCGTGCGCACTTCCCCGTTGAGGTCGCTCGGCCCACGAAAGGAATTGTCTACCTCCCCGTTGGGCAGCAAGCGGGCTATTTTGTGAACCAGTACGCCGTTTATCTCGGAGAAATCTCCGCTTATCAAAATCCTTCCATCGGGCTGTAGCACTAGGTTGGTTACAATACCCAGTTGCTGCAGCGCCAGCGCAAAGCCGGAAGCTGGCGCGCCAGTAGCAGAAAGCGCCACTAAGCTCGTTGAGCGCGTGGCAAAGCTGCTGAAATTGCCACCCGCCAGTACCACGCCATTGGGCAACACTTGCAGCGCAGCTACCACGCCATCAGTGAGTTGCGTAGGCGCCCATGCGGCATCTTCGGTGCCGTTGGGCAGATAACACGCCACGCTGGAGGTCGGAGTTACATCACTGGAAGTAGAAACCACAACCAGCTTGCCATCGGGCAACACAGCCATGCTGCCGTTGTCGCTGGGGTTGCGAATGAGTGGCGCGCTGCCGCTGGGCACGAAGGTAGGGTCGACGGTTCCAGAGGGCAGCAGGCGCAACAAGCTACCGCGAACTGTGCCCACTTGGTTGGTGATTGCGCCGCCCACCATCATTTTACCATCTGATAACAACTTGATTTCCTGCACGTTCAACACAGCGCCCGTTGCGAAGGACAAGTCGCGGGTACCATCGGCGTTGAGGCGCAACAAACCGCCGACCGACGCCCCGTTGAAGGTTGTAAAAGTGCCGCCGACTAAGATTTTACCATCGGGCTGCACTACCATGCTGCGCACGCCTTCCACCGTCAGGCCGGCGGCAGGCACGAACGTGTTATCGCGCGACCCATCGGCGTTGTAGCGGACAATACCCGGTTCGGAACCGGTGCCTGTGTAGCCATAGCCCTTGCCCGCCACCAGCAGGCGACCATCGGGTTGGGCGGTAGCCACAATGCCTTCGCTCCCGTAGCCGAAAGAGAACGTGCTGATAGTGAACACGTTATCAGGGGTCCCATCGGCATTGAGCACGATCAGGTTGTTGGCCACCTTGCCTGCTATTGCTAGCGACGAATAGCCCAATAACAAGGCTTTACCGCCCGGCAGCGGCCGCACCCCCCAAAGCCGGGAGCTGGTTTTGCCCTGCAACACCACCCGAAAATCCGGATCAGGCGTGCCGTCGGGGCGGTAGCGCACCACATCGGCATGCGGCTCGCCGTTGGCATGCGTGAATGTGCCGAGCACAACAGCGCTCCCGTCCGGGTACACGGCCACGCTCTTGACAACGCCCGGTTTATAAAGCTCCGTGGTTTTAAAATTCGGATCTAGAAGTTGCGCTTTACCGCTAAAAGGCAGGAGCCACGTTACAAGTACAAGGCTAAGTAGTAGCTGTTTAATTCGATACACGCGGCGTAATAAGCTAAAAGGACGGGGAAATAGCAGTGGCAATCTACGCAGTTTTGCCCTGACCCAATAGTAAAATTCCGTGTTCTTCCCCGAAGCTTGCGCTATCAGCCTGCCAATGGTTCCTCGTCGGGTTCGGCGGCGAGCACCTGCTTGTAAAACGGCAGCCCGTAGAAGGGCCGCAGCAGCCGGATCACGTCCAATGCATCGGCTACGGCCGTGTGCGCTACGGTGGGGTCTTCTAGCTTTGCCCGCGCCTTACAAATGGCCATTGTTGGTAACCGGCTGTCTTTCTTCCAGTTAAGATAAAACACGGCCGGATCGAGCATGGCGGGCTCGGCATACAGCAGCGTTCCCCAGCCCGGCAGCAGGCGCAGAAAACCCAGATCGAACGAGCCAATATTCTTGCCTGCCAGCACCAACCCAAGCCGCCCCCGCTGGTCGGGCTTGTAGCCGTAGGCCAACAAAAACTCCCGTAGCTGCGGCACCAGTTCCTGGATGGTACAGTGATCGGCCCGTGGCTCCTTTTCGGCCAATTCCTGCATTAGTCCGGCATTCAAAGCCAGCGCCCCAGCCGTGCCCACGTATTCGGGGTGGCGCACGGCCCGCCGAAATGTGGGCAGCTCTTCGAGCGGCAACGGGCGCTTGGTATCTTCGATAATGGCCGCCAGCTCAATAATCTGGTGTCGATCGGGGTTGCCGCCCGTGCATTCGAGGTCGAGGGAAATGTAGCGCATACGGTAAGCAGCTACGCACGGAAGCCGGTTAGCGTTAGCAACCAGTTGTAAATCGGCGGGTTAATTCTTCCTGGCTCCGTATACAGGGCAGGTTTTTTCGCAGAAGTTCAGCTCAATTGCGACCAACCAGAATAATCTGGCACGTACTGGTGTTTACGTATTCCAGCGATAATTCTGCGCTCGTATCTGTCCCTACTTATCGTCCCTCCGTACCTTCGCCCTCATGACCGACGCCCCCAAAAAACTTTTCCTCCTCGACGCTTTCGCCCTCATCTACCGCGCCCACTTCGCTTTCAGCAAAAACCCGCGCATCAACTCCAAAGGCATGAATACGGGTGCCGTGCTGGGCTTCACCAACACCCTGGTGGAAGTCCTGCAGAAGGAAAAGCCCACCCACATCGGCGTAGCTTTTGATGCCCAAAAGAAGACGTTCCGCCACGATAATTTTGCCGAATACAAGGCCCAGCGCCAAGCCATGCCCGAAGACATCGGCACGGCCATTCCGTATATCAAGCGCATCATTGAGGCATTCAACATTCCGATCCTGATCATGGATGGCTTTGAGGCCGATGACGTGATTGGCACGTTGGCCCAACGCGCCGAAAAGGCTGGTTTTGAGGTGTTTATGATGACACCCGACAAAGACTACTGCCAACTCGTGACGGATAAGATCAAGATCTACCGGCCGGCATTCATGGGCAATGCCGCCGAAGTACTTGATTTACAACACGTTCTGCAGCGCTTCGAGATTGAGCGCGTGGAGCAGGTAACCGATATTCTGGGCTTGCAGGGCGACGCTTCGGATAACATTCCGGGCATTCCGGGCATTGGCGAAAAGACCGCCAAGACGCTGATTCAGAAGTACGGCTCGGTTGAAGGGCTGATTGCCCACGTAGACGAGCTAAAGGGCAAGCAACAGGAAAACGTGCGCAACTTCGCCGAGCAAGGTCTTATGTCGAAGGAACTGGCCACGATTCATGTGAACGTGCCCATTGAGTTCCATGAGGAAAACCTGACCCTGACCCAGCCCAACGAAGAAAAGCTGCGCGCCCTGTTCGACGACCTCGAGTTTCGCCAGTTGGCGGCCCGCGTGCTCAGCGGCGGCGCACCGGCGGCGTCCGTCACGGCGCCCACGCCGCGGGGCGCCCGCCGGCCCAGCGTACCGGCAGCCCAGGCTTCGCTGTTTGATGCGCCGGGTGCCGTGGCCATTGCCGCTGAAAACGGCGAAGAGCTCGGTCACGAAGGCGCCCCGGCTGGCCCGCCGCGCACGCTGGCCGATGTGCCCCACCAATACCACCTCATCGACTCGCCCGCCATGCGTAAGTCGTTATTAGACTTCCTGTTACAACAAAAGGAAGTCAGCTTCGATACCGAAACCACCGGCCTCGATACCATGACGGCGCGCTTAGTAGGGCTTTCGTTTTGCTGGCTGCCAGGCGAGGCCTATTACGTGCCAGTGCCCCACGACGATACCGACGCAGCCCAGGCACTGGTAGACGAGTTCCGGCCGTTTTTCGACGCGGAGCATATCCTCAAAATCGGCCAGAACATCAAGTACGACCTTACCATACTGAAGCATTACGGCGTGCAGATGCGCGGCCAGCTGTTCGACACGATGCTGGCGCACTACCTTCTGGAGCCCGACATGCGCCACAACATGGACGTGCTGGCCGAAACCTACCTGCACTATTCGCCGGTATCGATCACTGACCTGATCGGGCCAAAGGGCAAGAAGCAGAAAACAATGGCCGACATTCCGCCGGCCGAAGTCAGCGATTACGCCTGTGAAGACGCCGACGTGACGTTGCAGCTCAAACATTATTTCGAGCCGCGCCTACAGGAAGTGGGCTTGCTCAAGCTGCTCAACGAGGTGGAGAACCCGTTGGTGCCGGTGCTCAGCGACATCGAATACGAAGGCGTAAAAATCGATTCGGGCGCCATGAACGAGTATTCGGCGGAGCTACAGGGCTACATCACCGAAATCGAAAAGCAGATCTTTGCGGCGGCGGGACAGGAGTTTAACATTGGCTCACCCAAACAACTGGGCGAAGTGCTGTTTGACAAACTCCAGCTCGGCGGCGGCAAGATCAAAAAAACCAAAACCGGTCAGTATGCCACGGGCGAAGAAGTACTGAGCGTACTGGCCGCCGACAACCCCATCGCGGCCCTGATTCTGGAGCACCGCCAGCTCACGAAGTTGCGCTCGACATACGTAGAAGCCTTACCGCAGCTCGTATGCGAGCTCGATGGCCGCGTACATACGTCTTTTAATCAGGCAGTTACAGCAACCGGGCGTTTGAGCAGCACCAACCCTAACCTGCAGAACATTCCGATTCGCACGGAGAAAGGCCGGGAGATTCGCAAAGCCTTCGTGCCCCGCGACGCCGATCACATTCTCGTCGCGGCCGACTACTCGCAGATCGAGCTGCGCATCATGGCTGATTTTTCGGGCGACAAAACCATGATTGAGGCTTTTCGTCAACACCTTGATATTCACGCCAGTACGGCCAGTAAAGTATTCCACGTCGGCCTCGACCAAGTGGATGCCGAGATGCGCCGCAAAGCCAAAACAGTCAATTTTGGCATCATCTACGGCATTTCGTCTTTTGGTTTGGCGCAGCGCCTGGGCATTTCGCGCAAGGAAGCCCAGGAGATTATTGAGGCGTATTTCGTGGAATTTGCTTCGGTAAAACGCTTCATGGATGACAGCATCAACCGAGCCCGCGAACTGGAATACGCCGAAACGCTACTGGGCCGTCGGCGTTACCTGCGCGATATCAACTCGCGCAACGCCACACTGCGCGGCTACACCGAACGCAACGCCATCAATGCGCCCATCCAAGGCACTGCCGCCGACATCATTAAGAAGGCGATGATCAACATTCACGAGTGGCTCATTCAGGAAAAGCTCGGCACCAAGATGATCCTGCAAGTGCACGACGAATTGGTCTTCGATGCGCCCAAGGAAGAAGTTGAGTTCATTACACCCAAGATCCAAGAACTAATGATCAATGCCCTGCCCCTGCCCCACGGCGTGCCTATGGAGGTAGAGGTCGGCACGGGCCAAAACTGGCTGCAAGCTCATTAGGGCTCTTAGACAGTAAGGAAAAGGCCGGCGTCGGCAAGCCCTTTACAAGAAAGCGCCGCTCCTGAGGCAGGAGCGGCGCTTTCTTGTAAAGGGCTTGCCGAGATTATTTTTTCGTAAACGTCAGAGTAGCCGGAACGGCGATACCGGAGTAAGTATATGTAGATGAGATCTTTAGCGAAGTAGCAGTCAACTCCAGTACATCTTGCGTGGTGGCAGTGCTGCCTTGGCGCGCTGACGTTTGGGTGAGCTTGGTGCCGTCAGCGTTCAAGCTCCAGGTGCCATTGTCGGTATCGGGAGGAGTGCAACTGGTGGCACCTTCGCTGATAGTGTACGTGTTGTTGCTGTTATAGCGCAGCAGATCGTCTTTCTGACACGTCTGCAAGACGGTCGCGTACACATCCACCGGCTGCCCAAGAACAGTTGCGGTGGCACTCGTGAGCAGCCAATCCTTGTCGCTCAACAGTTCGGCTTTCGTAGGCGGCGCGGGGTCTTCTTTCTTGCTGCTACTGCCACAAGCAGTAAGGCCGCCTAACAAAGAGAAGGACAGCGCGATTGCAACTAATTGATTCATAAATATTTAATTACAGAGACCCAAGAGACATGGTTGAATGTACTGTGCCGGTTTTAAGCGGCGGCCGTGATGGCAAACGCGCGCCATGCTTTACTCAACGTCGTAGCGGCGGATCAAGTATAAGAGTTTTCAATCCTGATTGACGCTGTAGCCCGTGGCTTACGTTCACCCAAAGACAGGCAGGACCATCGGGAATGAACCTACGGGTACGCCAATGGTTTAGTGTACAATCCTCCATTTCTTTTTGCTGTGCAACAGATTCTTTCTTACGATGCCGTGGTTATCGGGGCTGGCCCGGTGGGGCTCGCCAGCGCCATTGAAGTGCAGCGCCGTGGCCTCTCGGTGTGCGTGATCGACAAAGGAGCTTTGGTAAATTCCATTGTGGGCTACCCCACCAATATGGAATTCTTTTCCACGCCTGAACTGCTCGAAATCGGTGATTATCCCTTTCCTACGGCGCACTACAAGCCCTTACGCGAAGATGCCCTCGACTATTACCGCCGGGTAACGGTAGCCGAAAAGCTTACGCTCCGCCTCTACGAGCGCGTAGTACGGCTCGAAGGCGATGCCGGAGAATATATCGTCGTTACCGACAAAGCGCAGATTGCCACGCGACACGTCATTATCGCCACAGGATTCTTCGACATTCCTAATAAGCTGGATGTACCCGGTGGCAACCTTCCCCACGTAAGCCATTACTACAAAGAGCCTTACGCGCACGTCGATCGGCCGGTGGTGGTGATCGGGGCAAAAAACTCGGCGGCGAAAGCGGCGTTACAGATGGCGCGCGCCGGTGCCCACGTCACGCTGGTGGTGCGCGGCGCTGAGATCTCCGAATCGGTGAAATATTGGATTCGGCCTGATCTGATCAACCGCATCAAGGAAGGCCGCATTAAGGCGTATTTTAATACTCTGATGCAAGCCGTCACGCCTGAAGCCGTAGAATTGCTCACTCCCGATGGGCCGGTGTCGGTGCCGGCTACTTACGTGTATGCGCTCACAGGCTATCGGCCTGATTATGCGTTGCTTATGGCTTTGGGGATTACTACCCAGAACGACGCTGCCAGCACGCCTTCGCACGACCCGGAAACCTTCGAAACCAACCGGCCCGGCGTGT
This window encodes:
- a CDS encoding YpdA family putative bacillithiol disulfide reductase, which produces MQQILSYDAVVIGAGPVGLASAIEVQRRGLSVCVIDKGALVNSIVGYPTNMEFFSTPELLEIGDYPFPTAHYKPLREDALDYYRRVTVAEKLTLRLYERVVRLEGDAGEYIVVTDKAQIATRHVIIATGFFDIPNKLDVPGGNLPHVSHYYKEPYAHVDRPVVVIGAKNSAAKAALQMARAGAHVTLVVRGAEISESVKYWIRPDLINRIKEGRIKAYFNTLMQAVTPEAVELLTPDGPVSVPATYVYALTGYRPDYALLMALGITTQNDAASTPSHDPETFETNRPGVYLAGTVCGGLNTSRWFIENGRYHAQVIAEHIAATTNVPQPS
- a CDS encoding TPM domain-containing protein, whose translation is MIPPLMPSSRRLLTSLLGVLLLFVSLLQAAVAQDVPPRPNPPRLVNDLAGLLQANEVEALERKLVAYDDSTSSQIAVVTVPNLGGDDIANYAQRLYESWGIGRKGQNNGILVLVAKEEHRARIQTGYGLEGAVPDALAKRIISNTIVPAFKEERYYDGLNSATDELIALAKGEYKADPAQTRTSNDSSGSGFPFWMIIVVLAIIIMISRRGGGGNSGGRRNRGFGGSMIPPIIFGDFMGGRGTFGGGGGGWGGGGGGGGFGGFGGGSSGGGGASGSW
- a CDS encoding 3'-5' exonuclease family protein, translating into MRYISLDLECTGGNPDRHQIIELAAIIEDTKRPLPLEELPTFRRAVRHPEYVGTAGALALNAGLMQELAEKEPRADHCTIQELVPQLREFLLAYGYKPDQRGRLGLVLAGKNIGSFDLGFLRLLPGWGTLLYAEPAMLDPAVFYLNWKKDSRLPTMAICKARAKLEDPTVAHTAVADALDVIRLLRPFYGLPFYKQVLAAEPDEEPLAG
- a CDS encoding DUF1684 domain-containing protein yields the protein MFSNFRFSGFLVALLCVFASAHAQTAHLAPAEHAQSVVAFQQELNAEYRNPHESPLPPAERKAFKGLPFFPTDYAFYVEATLERDSTALPFRMKTSTAREPEYRKYGVLHFTLNGQPLQLIVYQSLDLMRKPGYGDYLFVPFTDPTNGHESYGGGRYIDLRIPKSPVLMLDFNRAYNPYCAYSPKYSCPVPPAENRLPVAIRAGVQSDH
- a CDS encoding LemA family protein; the protein is MKRLLLYLAGMVVLLSQSSCGYNSMVTKDQAVKAQWANVQNSYQRRSDLIPNLVNTVKGAANFEKSTLTDVINARAKATSVQVSPENLTPENIKRFQEAQSQVSAGLGRLLAVSENYPDLKANANFQELQAQIEGTENRINVERQKFNAVTNDYNTYIRSFPNNLFAGIFKFTEKPYFEADATSQKAPTVQF
- a CDS encoding T9SS type A sorting domain-containing protein, yielding MYRIKQLLLSLVLVTWLLPFSGKAQLLDPNFKTTELYKPGVVKSVAVYPDGSAVVLGTFTHANGEPHADVVRYRPDGTPDPDFRVVLQGKTSSRLWGVRPLPGGKALLLGYSSLAIAGKVANNLIVLNADGTPDNVFTISTFSFGYGSEGIVATAQPDGRLLVAGKGYGYTGTGSEPGIVRYNADGSRDNTFVPAAGLTVEGVRSMVVQPDGKILVGGTFTTFNGASVGGLLRLNADGTRDLSFATGAVLNVQEIKLLSDGKMMVGGAITNQVGTVRGSLLRLLPSGTVDPTFVPSGSAPLIRNPSDNGSMAVLPDGKLVVVSTSSDVTPTSSVACYLPNGTEDAAWAPTQLTDGVVAALQVLPNGVVLAGGNFSSFATRSTSLVALSATGAPASGFALALQQLGIVTNLVLQPDGRILISGDFSEINGVLVHKIARLLPNGEVDNSFRGPSDLNGEVRTLLLQADGQIVVGGTFTRIDGQKRLAVARLKASGELDPLFAVGFYDSSGSSSVSALAQQPDGKLLIAGAFLYVNGGTNFYTSVIRINPANGSLDPSFKTTAPQGNIYKLYIQSDGKVLAAGSFFRNVNGMAVGQPVVRLLTNGTEDPNFYSAAWGNSGVAYTMAELPDGRLMVGGSIPDLKGKLVSGLARLQPNGTLDQTFANEFPQVAVVRSIAVQPNGRLLVAGLLGDGYINNWPYLLRVQENGPRDATFEPADGPNNETNCVALQPDGKILIGGSFTDVGGHRVLGLARLVAAEVLHTSATQARIRTEVYPNPAHSVLHVQLDAKAKPQRIHLLGITGKTATAMPVTTSAFTMPIHNLPAGVYLLRVEYASGVVVQRVVIE
- a CDS encoding lipocalin family protein encodes the protein MNQLVAIALSFSLLGGLTACGSSSKKEDPAPPTKAELLSDKDWLLTSATATVLGQPVDVYATVLQTCQKDDLLRYNSNNTYTISEGATSCTPPDTDNGTWSLNADGTKLTQTSARQGSTATTQDVLELTATSLKISSTYTYSGIAVPATLTFTKK
- the polA gene encoding DNA polymerase I → MTDAPKKLFLLDAFALIYRAHFAFSKNPRINSKGMNTGAVLGFTNTLVEVLQKEKPTHIGVAFDAQKKTFRHDNFAEYKAQRQAMPEDIGTAIPYIKRIIEAFNIPILIMDGFEADDVIGTLAQRAEKAGFEVFMMTPDKDYCQLVTDKIKIYRPAFMGNAAEVLDLQHVLQRFEIERVEQVTDILGLQGDASDNIPGIPGIGEKTAKTLIQKYGSVEGLIAHVDELKGKQQENVRNFAEQGLMSKELATIHVNVPIEFHEENLTLTQPNEEKLRALFDDLEFRQLAARVLSGGAPAASVTAPTPRGARRPSVPAAQASLFDAPGAVAIAAENGEELGHEGAPAGPPRTLADVPHQYHLIDSPAMRKSLLDFLLQQKEVSFDTETTGLDTMTARLVGLSFCWLPGEAYYVPVPHDDTDAAQALVDEFRPFFDAEHILKIGQNIKYDLTILKHYGVQMRGQLFDTMLAHYLLEPDMRHNMDVLAETYLHYSPVSITDLIGPKGKKQKTMADIPPAEVSDYACEDADVTLQLKHYFEPRLQEVGLLKLLNEVENPLVPVLSDIEYEGVKIDSGAMNEYSAELQGYITEIEKQIFAAAGQEFNIGSPKQLGEVLFDKLQLGGGKIKKTKTGQYATGEEVLSVLAADNPIAALILEHRQLTKLRSTYVEALPQLVCELDGRVHTSFNQAVTATGRLSSTNPNLQNIPIRTEKGREIRKAFVPRDADHILVAADYSQIELRIMADFSGDKTMIEAFRQHLDIHASTASKVFHVGLDQVDAEMRRKAKTVNFGIIYGISSFGLAQRLGISRKEAQEIIEAYFVEFASVKRFMDDSINRARELEYAETLLGRRRYLRDINSRNATLRGYTERNAINAPIQGTAADIIKKAMINIHEWLIQEKLGTKMILQVHDELVFDAPKEEVEFITPKIQELMINALPLPHGVPMEVEVGTGQNWLQAH
- a CDS encoding TPM domain-containing protein, giving the protein MTNPLTPAQEAALVAAIKQAEVTTSGEIRVHLEDTCPTPEPLDRAAQVFAELGMHQTAQRNGVLFYLAWETRQFAVIGDAGINAAVPDDFWETTKETVLDQFRAGHYVTGLERGIRMVGEQLQRYYPYNAATDRNELDDSISFGDSAPPRP